In Chitinophagaceae bacterium, the genomic window CCTTGTTCCAATTACAATTATTGTTTTACCTCCTAAAATTGCACGGCTTGCAAAAAAGCTCATATCATAAGTTTTGCCGGGCACCAGGCCATACAGTAAAATATACCTGTTAATGGAAGATAAAGAATTAAAGCGCAGCACATCCGATGGGCATATTGTAGCCCCGGAAGCATAGCTCGAACCGTTATCTACCATTCTTGCCGAGTAACTTAATGTGGCTCTGATGTTACTTTGAGTTCCATTGCTGTATTTAAAAACAGAGCTGCCCGAATTAATTTGTTCTGAAATTGCCCAGTTGTTCCATTCCGGGTTATTATAATTATAAACTGCATTGGTAAGGTTTACATTAATAATTTTATCCGATGCGGTTGGTTCGGCTATTACAGTAACTATAATATCATCTGTTGAAAAAACGCCTGTATTGTCGGTAACTTTTAGCCGGAATGTATAAGTACCTGCATTGGTAAAACTTACAGAAGTTGAACTATTGCTTGGAGACGTAATGTTAACACCCTGTGCTGTGCCCCCAACCTGCGTCCAGGTATAAGAAGAAATTATTCCATCTGCATCATAAGAATTAGCTCCATTTAATAATGTGGTATTGGCCGGTAGCTGAAGAATAATATCATTTCCGGCTAATGCTATTGGCGGTGTGTTACTTTCTGCTGCCGCTTGATTTACAATTACGGAAATAGTATCTCTTCCAATAGCGCCGCTATTATCACCAACATCAAGGCGAATAAGATATACGCCAACAACAGGAAAACTAATAGTAGTTTGTGCAAGCCATTCATTGGTTATTTGCGCCTGGGCAGGCCCGCTAATCATTATCCAGTTGTAAGCAGTAATAAATCCATCTGCGTCATAAGAAGAGGAACCGTTAACATTTACCTGGTTTGTGGGTAAAGTAACAGTCATGTCATTTCCGGCAATAGCTACGGGTGGCTGATTGGCGGAAATTGTTCCATTTACCTGTAAAATCATTACATCGGTTGCTGATGCGCCCTGGTTATCGGTTACTTTAAGTTGGTATTGGTAAGTTCCCTGTGTGAGGCCGGTAATAGATGTTGTGCCGGAGCCTGGGCTGGTAATATTTCCTCCTGATGGACCAGATATTTTTGTCCATAAATAAGACGCTACGCTTCCATCTAAATCGGTACCAACCCCATAAACAACTACATTGTTTGTTGGTAAAGTAATTATAATATTATTGCCTGCATCAGCCAAAGGTGGTTGATTAGCGGCTTTTACAATTACAATAATATTGTCTGTTGCAGTTGCCCCATTATTATCGGTTACTTTTAACTGAAACTGGTAATTTCCCTGAGATAAGCCGGTAACAGTTGTTATAGCAGAGCCTGGGCTGATAATTGTGCCTGCTGCCGGCCCGGATACTTTTGCCCATAAATATGATGCTACTGTTCCATCTGCATCTGAGCCGCTGCCGGCTAATGTTATATTGTTTACCGGTAACTGAATGGAAATATCATTACCTGCATTGGCCGCCGGAACCTGGTTGGCAGCATTTACCGTAACGGTAATATTATCTGTAGCTGTTGCCCCTTTATTATCAGTTACTTTTAATTGGTATTGATAAACTCCCTGCGCCAACCCTGTAATTGTAGTAGTTGCATAAGCTGGACTGGTGATTGTTCCTGCAGCAGGGCCGGAAATTTTTGTCCATAAATAAGAAGCAATGGTCCCATCGGTATCAGTTCCGCTTCCCACTAAAG contains:
- a CDS encoding tandem-95 repeat protein, producing MKKVFRLSAIVFVLFHLSLRVQSQQSLINVTGWNAYVHLPSSYASNPTKNYPTIIFFPGLGEVGTNANAVISNGPGAYIAMGWNGNVNVDGNTVEFIVISLQTAQSYPVESTMNDKLQILKGLYRIDSNKLYLTGLSHGGWCSSTFVSGDNYGGPYTFASQIAAVVTVEGVQPADNQPYPNMMDNFAWSGGRYLGFEQVNDFRDTRTVVDRMNLTVPNSAIYVKTNFGGGGHCCWSYFYGGQGRQPENFTLDGISQNIYQWMARQTKGATPPAGNQAPIANAGNDITLQLPANSTTLVGSGTDNDGNIASYLWTKISGPAAGTITNPASATTTLTGLVQGTYQLQLKVTDNIGAVSTDNMTVTVLAANQPPVALAGNDQTLQLPANSTTLVGSGTDTDGTIASYLWTKISGPAAGTITSPAYATTTITGLAQGVYQYQLKVTDNKGATATDNITVTVNAANQVPAANAGNDISIQLPVNNITLAGSGSDADGTVASYLWAKVSGPAAGTIISPGSAITTVTGLSQGNYQFQLKVTDNNGATATDNIIVIVKAANQPPLADAGNNIIITLPTNNVVVYGVGTDLDGSVASYLWTKISGPSGGNITSPGSGTTSITGLTQGTYQYQLKVTDNQGASATDVMILQVNGTISANQPPVAIAGNDMTVTLPTNQVNVNGSSSYDADGFITAYNWIMISGPAQAQITNEWLAQTTISFPVVGVYLIRLDVGDNSGAIGRDTISVIVNQAAAESNTPPIALAGNDIILQLPANTTLLNGANSYDADGIISSYTWTQVGGTAQGVNITSPSNSSTSVSFTNAGTYTFRLKVTDNTGVFSTDDIIVTVIAEPTASDKIINVNLTNAVYNYNNPEWNNWAISEQINSGSSVFKYSNGTQSNIRATLSYSARMVDNGSSYASGATICPSDVLRFNSLSSINRYILLYGLVPGKTYDMSFFASRAILGGKTIIVIGTRRDTIVTDYNTTDYAKFINVTSDANGTLRIGLTQVGTWQYIAGFSIKENLWDSKISLLENNFVIQPNTEISKTSKGEIAVDAAENGNVVFPNPFKNKLSILIGKGVSGNYKIVLNAATGAVLWSRQANKTTAAITENINTAKLPSGIYLLQVINNGVTQTYKVIKN